From the genome of Acidobacteriota bacterium:
GTCGTGGTGTCGAACCGGGCGGCGGCCGAAGGCCTCGGTCGGGCGGCGGCGGCCGGTGTCGAGACCCTCGTGCTCGATCACCGCGCGTCCGCCTCGCGGAGCGACTACGACCGCGTCCTCGTCGAGGCGCTGCGCGAGCGCAACGTCGATCTCGTGTGTCTCGCGGGCTTCATGCGCCTGCTCGGGCCGGAGTTCGTCGACGCGTTTCCCAACGCGGTGCTCAACGTCCACCCCTCCCTGTTGCCCGCGTTTCCAGGGCTCGACGCGCAGCGGCAGGCCCTCGAGCACGGCGTGAAGGTGTCGGGAGCGACGGTTCACGTCGTGACGGCGGATCTCGATGCCGGTCCCATCGTACGGCAGGCGGCGGTGCCGGTCCACGACGACGACACGGTGGAGTCGTTGTCGGCGCGCATCCTCGTCGAGGAGCACCGCATCTACATCGACGCGATCAGAATCGTGCTCGAGGGCCGCTGGCGGGTCGTCGGTCGCCGGTTCGAACGGCTGCCGTGAGCCGGCACGGGCCGCCACGACGGGCGCGTGAGTGTCGTCAGGCGGCCGGTGCGGGGCGCAGCGTCAGCAGCGCGACCTCTGGCGGGCAGGCTACGCGGACCGGCACGTAGACCGTGCCGACGCCCCGGCTCACGAACATGGTCGTCGAGCCGCGGCGCGCGAGTCCAGACAGCACCGGGAACTTGCGGGCCGCCGGTGCGCCGATGAGCGGGAGCACGACCTGGCCGCCGTGCGTGTGGCCCGACAGCACGAGGGGAATGCCGAGCGCCGTCGCCTCCTCGAAGCGCCGGGGATCGTGGGCGAGCAGCACGTGCGCCGGGCCGGCGCCCCGCAAGAGGGTGGCGATATCAGCCTCGCGCCTCGTCCAGAAACGAATGCCGATGAGGTCGAGGCGCTCGCCGCGTGTCGTGAGCTCGGTCCGGGCGTCCCGCAGGACGACCACACCCTGTCGTGCCAGCGCGGCCGGCATGTCGCGGTCGTCGTCGTGGTTGCCGAGCACGGCGAAGACGCCGAGCGGCGCCGTCAACCCAGCCAGCGCCTCAGCGGCCGGTTCGACAAACGCGCGGTCGCCCCAGGTGACGTAGTCGCCACCGAGCACGACGAGGTCGGGTGCCGATGCCATGGCCAGATCGACGGCCCGCCGAATGAAGGCGTGCGAGACGGTCGCACTCCGGTGGAGATCGGTGATGAGGGCCACGCGCAGGCCCCCGAGCGCGACCGGCAGGCCCGGGACGGGCACGTCGGTGGCCGTCAGGGCCAGGTCGTGGCGGGCGTACCAGTAGCCGTGGGCGCCGAGACCGGCGGTTCCCCCCACGGCGAGCGCCAGCAGGCTCCGCAGGAACGTGCGCCGTGTCGTTGCGGAGCCGTCTTCCGGGCGGGCCATCGCGTCAGTCCATCGTATCAGGTGGGGTATCCTCTTTGGCGGACATGACTCTCGACGAACAACTGGCGTACCTGACGAAAGGCTGTGTCGACGTGCTGCGCCCGGCCGAGCTGCGAGCGAAGCTGGAACGGACCGCGCGCGGCGGCCGGCCGCTCGTCGTCAAGGTCGGCTTCGACCCGACGGCACCGGACCTGCACCTCGGGCACACCGTGCTCATCCGCAAGATGAAGCACTTCCAGGACCTCGGCCACCGCGTCATCTTCCTGATCGGCGATTTCACGGGCCTCATCGGCGACCCGACGGGCCGGTC
Proteins encoded in this window:
- a CDS encoding phosphoribosylglycinamide formyltransferase — protein: MTGRGRRPQLGVLISGRGSNLQAMLDAVRDGRLEADVAVVVSNRAAAEGLGRAAAAGVETLVLDHRASASRSDYDRVLVEALRERNVDLVCLAGFMRLLGPEFVDAFPNAVLNVHPSLLPAFPGLDAQRQALEHGVKVSGATVHVVTADLDAGPIVRQAAVPVHDDDTVESLSARILVEEHRIYIDAIRIVLEGRWRVVGRRFERLP
- a CDS encoding metallophosphoesterase; translated protein: MARPEDGSATTRRTFLRSLLALAVGGTAGLGAHGYWYARHDLALTATDVPVPGLPVALGGLRVALITDLHRSATVSHAFIRRAVDLAMASAPDLVVLGGDYVTWGDRAFVEPAAEALAGLTAPLGVFAVLGNHDDDRDMPAALARQGVVVLRDARTELTTRGERLDLIGIRFWTRREADIATLLRGAGPAHVLLAHDPRRFEEATALGIPLVLSGHTHGGQVVLPLIGAPAARKFPVLSGLARRGSTTMFVSRGVGTVYVPVRVACPPEVALLTLRPAPAA